The Atribacterota bacterium genome has a window encoding:
- the csaB gene encoding polysaccharide pyruvyl transferase CsaB: protein MKEEINKAKLIMISGYFGFDNCGDDAILMTMIQELLRDIPRENIFVLSQYPNKTKEIYRVNSIYRLNLFLILSQLRKTDLFISGGGGLLQDVSGKGLSVIYYLSLIMLARLFKVSSVIYGQGIGPVRRQINRKIISLILNKVNLIMVRDEQSQAILGEIGINKELVSVYTDPTFLLKKEKLPDNIIKKYHLYSLPERLNREKTIGVVIRNCKELEQDYEQSILQLAKIADYLIEKQQAKLIFLPFQINEDVTLINDIIKQMNHSSVDCLDQEVSPAQMLSLFHKLSLIIGMRFHAIIFATISNCPFIALNYDPKVRNYVNSLGLSELLLNINQLTIKNIDNKLKYIKDNQVKIKTILNSATKQYQDRANLGNDRLKNFIEGKTFQSRKE from the coding sequence ATGAAAGAAGAAATCAATAAGGCAAAGTTAATTATGATTTCTGGCTATTTTGGATTTGATAATTGTGGTGATGATGCTATCCTGATGACTATGATCCAGGAATTATTGAGAGATATACCCAGAGAAAATATTTTTGTTCTTTCTCAATATCCAAATAAGACCAAAGAAATATATAGAGTGAACTCCATATATCGTCTAAACTTATTTTTGATATTATCTCAATTGAGAAAAACAGACCTTTTTATTAGTGGTGGAGGGGGATTATTACAGGATGTTAGTGGAAAAGGTTTAAGTGTAATTTATTATCTGAGTTTAATTATGCTTGCCCGATTGTTTAAAGTATCCAGTGTTATTTATGGTCAGGGTATAGGTCCGGTAAGAAGGCAGATTAATAGGAAAATAATCAGTCTAATTTTGAATAAGGTAAATCTAATTATGGTGAGAGACGAGCAGTCTCAGGCAATCCTAGGAGAAATTGGAATCAACAAAGAATTAGTTTCGGTATATACTGATCCCACTTTTTTATTAAAGAAAGAGAAATTGCCTGATAATATTATAAAAAAATACCATTTATATTCTCTGCCGGAAAGGTTAAATAGGGAAAAGACTATTGGAGTAGTGATTAGAAATTGTAAAGAACTTGAGCAAGATTATGAGCAAAGTATTTTACAGCTGGCTAAAATAGCAGATTATCTAATTGAAAAGCAGCAAGCGAAATTAATCTTTCTGCCATTTCAAATTAATGAGGATGTGACTTTAATTAATGATATAATCAAACAAATGAATCATTCTTCTGTTGATTGTCTTGATCAGGAAGTTAGTCCTGCTCAAATGTTATCTCTTTTCCACAAGTTATCTTTAATCATTGGAATGAGGTTTCATGCTATTATATTTGCCACAATAAGTAATTGCCCATTTATTGCCCTGAATTATGATCCTAAAGTAAGAAATTATGTTAATTCTTTAGGATTGTCGGAATTATTATTAAACATAAATCAATTAACTATAAAAAATATTGATAATAAGTTAAAATATATAAAAGATAATCAGGTCAAGATTAAAACTATTTTAAATTCTGCGACAAAA
- a CDS encoding DUF5693 family protein, whose protein sequence is DYNVILRPKNSPRIKTEVVQLKLSGMKNVTNASLIIFDEEEVLGYPSPEHLKLTAKFLQENNYPFGVIEFTSQKGIDDIALAVSAQTVRVHSITKEEMEKITQNKAIERWIRAAQERNIRLFYLNPFLNIRTENFAEANLKYLDSIRKELSRNGFSVGKASLFPNYEIPLIYIYIIGMGIVAAGILLLGNFFSILDRFKILLLVVGLFSLFFINIFAGKILLMKILALAGALIFPVLAIIKNKKYLLVPHSVEGDKDSSPCYGVNSYIEMTKRIFFGISGIMAFSVIGGLFVGALLTDYRFILAIKLFSGIKISYIIPLLLVTFYLWWKDNSEKNTLSEELKRPILFEHAFLVFLFLVFLVIYISRSGNFSFLPVPELEEKMRLFLEQLLVARPRSKEFLIGYPLLALAIALNLLGIKYLKYIIIIMGTVAPVTILNTFCHVHTPISFSLLRTFHGYWLGLLLGIVLATIFYFSIKIIRERFDERRNQ, encoded by the coding sequence GATTATAACGTTATTTTAAGACCAAAAAATTCACCAAGGATAAAAACAGAAGTAGTACAACTAAAGCTATCAGGAATGAAAAATGTTACCAATGCTTCTCTGATAATATTCGACGAGGAGGAGGTTTTAGGTTATCCATCTCCTGAGCATCTTAAGCTCACAGCAAAATTCTTACAAGAAAATAATTACCCCTTTGGAGTAATAGAATTTACTTCTCAAAAAGGTATTGATGATATAGCACTCGCTGTGAGTGCACAGACAGTAAGAGTTCATAGTATTACCAAAGAAGAAATGGAGAAAATTACCCAGAACAAGGCTATAGAGCGCTGGATCAGAGCAGCTCAAGAAAGAAATATCAGGCTTTTTTATCTGAATCCATTTTTAAACATTAGAACTGAAAATTTTGCAGAGGCAAATCTTAAATATCTTGATAGTATTAGAAAGGAGTTGTCTCGAAACGGTTTTTCTGTTGGCAAAGCAAGTCTATTTCCCAATTATGAAATTCCATTAATATATATTTATATCATTGGCATGGGCATTGTTGCAGCGGGGATACTTTTATTGGGTAACTTTTTTAGCATACTGGATAGATTTAAAATATTACTCCTTGTTGTAGGTCTTTTTTCCCTCTTCTTTATTAACATTTTTGCCGGTAAAATACTGCTAATGAAAATACTTGCTCTGGCTGGTGCTTTAATATTTCCAGTACTGGCTATAATCAAGAATAAAAAATATTTACTCGTTCCTCATTCAGTAGAGGGAGATAAGGATTCCTCTCCCTGTTATGGAGTTAATTCATATATTGAAATGACAAAGAGGATATTTTTTGGTATTTCTGGTATAATGGCCTTTTCTGTAATTGGCGGATTGTTTGTTGGAGCTTTATTAACCGACTACCGATTTATTCTGGCAATAAAGCTTTTTAGTGGGATAAAAATATCCTATATTATCCCTTTATTGTTGGTAACATTTTATTTATGGTGGAAAGATAATTCAGAAAAAAACACTCTGAGCGAGGAACTAAAAAGACCAATACTATTTGAACATGCATTTTTGGTATTTTTATTTTTAGTCTTTTTAGTAATCTATATTTCCCGTTCTGGTAATTTCTCCTTTTTACCAGTACCAGAGCTAGAAGAAAAGATGAGGTTATTTTTAGAGCAACTTCTGGTAGCAAGACCAAGGAGTAAAGAATTTTTAATCGGCTATCCCTTGCTTGCTCTGGCTATTGCTCTGAATCTTCTGGGAATTAAATATTTAAAATATATAATTATAATTATGGGAACAGTTGCTCCAGTAACTATACTCAATACCTTTTGCCATGTTCATACTCCTATTTCTTTTTCCTTGTTAAGAACCTTCCATGGCTATTGGTTAGGGTTGTTACTGGGAATTGTTTTGGCTACCATATTCTATTTCTCAATAAAGATAATCAGGGAAAGGTTTGATGAAAGAAGAAATCAATAA